The Lasioglossum baleicum chromosome 7, iyLasBale1, whole genome shotgun sequence genomic sequence ataaaagatttatgactcgtaaaactatttgattttgctgaaaaatctctattagctaataataatagcaagttaagctcgtttaaatatttcaaaaaaaaagataaaaagatttttacaacgattttggcttagggtgccaatcattgtacagttcaCCCTACGTcgctaaaatttcattaaaaacaattaaaaataaaaaagtttcatcaTTGCATTAGCATTGTCTTACCAGTATGCTATTTTTTGTTGCGCCTTCGGCCGCGCAGTCCATGTTTACACGCGAGCAcacaaaaaaatagtagaacGGTCCCGAGGGTTTTGCTTCGACCGAATATTTACTGtgtacgtatatacatatatatgtaaagAGTGTATCAAAAATTGTGCTATGGACGGGAAAGGTGCAAGTTTATATAAAAAGGATCAATCAGGCATGTTCGATTTACCTTTTCATGTAAAAACACACTTGTAAAAACACTTTCCCTCTTTCGTCACGATTTTCGCTGCACTCTCTCTATATATCTTCAATTATCTTCCCTATATTATGATCAGTAATAGCAGGAACCAAGAACAATGTTAGAATTTTGTCCTCTCTATTTGTTTAGAACACTTTGTAGAATCATACAACGTTTCCATATGATTGATCGGTGAGTGCCGAGCACGGTGAATAAGAATGAAAGATTTTTGCATGATTAACTAGAATGAATGTAGCTACTGCTCCAATTAATGAGCCAACTTGTGTTGCTACACCAGTGTAGTAAAGACCCCTGCCTGGGTCAGGCCTGAACAATGTAGTGATACCTAATTTGATGAATCCTATTAAACCGCTAATTAAAATCCAAGATAAAACGACTAAAAATTCACCGAGCCATGTACCTTGCAAAGGTGGAGTAGGTGATGTGGCAGCTAAAAAGCAGATAAAGCCAGACAGTATCATAAGAACTGCTGTTGAGGCAGTGAGAAGACTTACTTTCGGCGTTTTAATAAAGAAACCTAAACACATCGCCAAAGGTCCAGACATCGAAGATAGTGTAACAGTTAAATGATATGCAACATTTCCATATGGTAAACAGGAATACGACTGAATACTCGGTAATGTACCGTTACCTAAGAAACAAACAAGAGCCATCATAATTAATAAGTAGGAATATACTTGTTTGGACATTGTCCATCCAGCATTCGTTTTATAACTTGGCGGTGCTCTTGTATCTGTCGGCAGAGTTTCCATACTGCCTGGGGGCTTAACGCGCTCGCCGATCGCAATTGACATATTATTTAACCCTAAGAAAGACAGGTAACACAGGAACAATAAAGTACCAGTGAAAATAAAGTATGCCTGACAAGAAAACCTGGGCTCTGGATAATGAGGCATAAATTCTACGTGAGGAGACTCTGGTGTAGTAGTGTTCAAGCACGTTGGATTTCCACCAACACCTTGGATCAACGCCACCACACTCGGTATAAATCCACTAAGCCCTTCTCCTATAAGATAGGTTAccaaataaatttctctgtaGTTCCTCATGTAAGGCATAAACAGAACTGAACTCGTACATCCAACAATGGCCGTTACAAACATCAGTGACAAAAGAGCAGTGGAATGCTCGTTGCCAAATACGATTGATGTTTTCTCATACACGAAGGCCAACACAAAAGTTGCTAACGATGCTGCAGTCAGGAGCAGGTAGATAATGTATTTATCGCATATCCACGTACTATACCTAAAATACAAGACAATAGTTACTTAATGAACTTGAAAATTAAGTACATTAGGTTCTCGCTTGTTGCAGTTTCTTCATGCAAAGTGGGAAACGTAGCTTAGTGTAA encodes the following:
- the LOC143210871 gene encoding solute carrier family 52, riboflavin transporter, member 3, with amino-acid sequence MHDKEPKMISQKLSNRRLLVDLLALMFGLGAWVGINGIYVQLPLLVNNSPEGWGLPAHMVVLVQLANLGPILYTLYIKYSTWICDKYIIYLLLTAASLATFVLAFVYEKTSIVFGNEHSTALLSLMFVTAIVGCTSSVLFMPYMRNYREIYLVTYLIGEGLSGFIPSVVALIQGVGGNPTCLNTTTPESPHVEFMPHYPEPRFSCQAYFIFTGTLLFLCYLSFLGLNNMSIAIGERVKPPGSMETLPTDTRAPPSYKTNAGWTMSKQVYSYLLIMMALVCFLGNGTLPSIQSYSCLPYGNVAYHLTVTLSSMSGPLAMCLGFFIKTPKVSLLTASTAVLMILSGFICFLAATSPTPPLQGTWLGEFLVVLSWILISGLIGFIKLGITTLFRPDPGRGLYYTGVATQVGSLIGAVATFILVNHAKIFHSYSPCSALTDQSYGNVV